A genome region from Streptomyces pratensis includes the following:
- a CDS encoding PE-PGRS family protein: protein MADFRRAPDWDQAANRHSKLIDPVLTVRQLSRFDHRTAYSRIDNALVFTTNKGEFEVYLPPHRPTRSLFTATRYTAVYEVDMGVHVCTVSLLLPSDNDAFDFTTEVDLTWRVSRPQRFVASGERDVPALLRLRLERLLHPVSRAFPLDQSSEAERAVCQVLASATDLGEEAGLRTSCAVRLKLDDAAIAQQRELRRIRYSDEQLGLSHGVAMREDRLRAERNMEQARQDHELVMLRGRQDEEVRELEAEKVRYYDYYLQHGGVAMWALHLAQHPEDSRLVMENLQRDQLQLIRSQSEVALQVLKEGSPEDYQRAGLNKQAVEILEGLLASNLPGFASAPPAPASLPWAKLPGTPAHLHRQRGGPDADTTEETL from the coding sequence ATGGCGGACTTCCGCCGCGCACCCGACTGGGACCAGGCCGCAAACCGGCACAGCAAGCTGATCGACCCTGTACTGACCGTGCGCCAGTTGTCCCGCTTCGACCACCGTACGGCTTACAGCCGGATCGACAACGCGCTGGTCTTCACCACGAACAAAGGGGAGTTCGAGGTCTATCTGCCACCCCATCGGCCGACGAGATCTCTGTTCACTGCGACGCGATACACCGCGGTCTACGAAGTCGATATGGGGGTGCACGTCTGCACTGTTTCTCTGCTGTTGCCCAGCGACAACGACGCCTTCGACTTCACCACCGAAGTTGACCTGACCTGGCGGGTATCCCGGCCACAACGGTTCGTAGCCAGCGGAGAGCGGGACGTGCCCGCTCTCCTGAGGCTCCGGCTGGAACGCCTGTTGCACCCGGTCAGCCGCGCCTTCCCGCTCGATCAGAGCTCCGAAGCCGAACGTGCCGTGTGCCAAGTACTGGCCAGTGCGACAGATTTGGGTGAGGAGGCGGGGCTGCGCACGTCGTGCGCCGTGCGGCTCAAACTGGACGACGCGGCGATCGCCCAACAGCGGGAGCTCCGCCGGATCCGGTACAGCGACGAACAGCTTGGGCTGTCGCACGGAGTGGCGATGCGGGAGGACCGGCTCAGGGCGGAGCGCAATATGGAGCAGGCCCGGCAAGATCACGAACTGGTCATGCTGCGGGGCCGTCAGGATGAGGAAGTCAGGGAGCTGGAGGCAGAGAAGGTCCGCTACTACGACTACTACCTCCAGCACGGCGGCGTGGCGATGTGGGCCCTGCACCTGGCGCAGCACCCGGAGGATTCACGGCTGGTCATGGAGAACCTGCAAAGGGACCAGCTGCAGCTCATCCGGAGCCAGTCAGAGGTCGCCCTGCAAGTACTGAAGGAAGGGTCTCCGGAGGACTACCAGCGTGCGGGACTGAACAAGCAGGCCGTGGAGATCTTGGAGGGGCTCCTCGCGTCCAACTTGCCCGGATTCGCTTCAGCTCCTCCCGCGCCGGCATCCCTGCCCTGGGCCAAGCTCCCAGGCACCCCGGCACACTTGCACAGGCAGCGGGGCGGGCCCGACGCCGACACCACCGAGGAGACGCTATGA